The genomic interval gtcCAGATTTCTTTAATATTACACCTTGTGTTACTTATTATACTATCATTTTCTTTACAACCACCATACCACACCACAGAAGCCAACTGaaataatactactactaagaATAATAATACGAAAACACTTTATTTCTTAAGAATAATAATACAGACATTTTATTAGGCTATGACCCTCATAAAAAGggggaaataaaaaacaaatgctGTCTTTCTTATTCTTAGAATTCTCTCAGTGGTTCCCAACGAAATTATTGCTgcttaggctacagttaaacttttatatacagtacatttacacattaaatatctatctatttaaaaatctgtctataACAGCAATGAGGATGCATACATGCAAAGGCTAAACTGTTGGTCTTCCCCAAGTGAAGTCTGATGTCATGCCGGAAAAGTTAACCCATATAACATTACATTCTGTAAATGATCAAGCATGACTTTGTGCCCACACCATTCATACCACATTCATTATTCAAACAGGCAATCTTGCATAAAATTATAATTTAATTATAATGTGGCAAAACTAATGCCAAGCTTCAGTGAGACatacaaatattttatttgaaaaaCAACACTCATTCATTTGCATCTTAAAAATGTAATTTCCAGTCTGTAATAGTAAACATGATGGTTCAGTTTGAGTTGAAGATAATGAGCGGCAAGCAAACAGAGATAAGGGGAAGCTAGGTTGGAAAATCCAGCCTATTTGACCAAAGGTCGTTGAGGTGTGGAAGGAATATAGTCTATTGTTATTGCAGCAGGTGGAAAGAAAtctgccatttttttttatggcACACAGCTTTATCTTCATCAAGCAAAAAGTCTTTATGAAATTAATCTTCAAACCATGACTTTCAAATTCACATTCATTTCCATCTAAATTAATTataggaaaaataaaaatataatttgggaaagaaaaaaagtgttAAAACTCTTCTCGTAAACATCATACAAAATTCAAGTGGAGTTCAACAGTTCTGGATCGTCAATCTGTGGGGTTACATAACATAAAGAGGAAAGAGGTTAGGTGacagtgaaaaaataaatatacgAAGTCACAACTTATGATCCCTTTGCCCTTTTGAGTTGCCCTGAATGCTATATCGATTAATTATTAACTGAACATATCCCAAGTTTCCCTTTCAGACAGTTCACTTCATGACTtaattgttgtgtgtgtaaagttttaggctactaggcctatagcctgcTATTGAATACGGCAAGGAATTATGTATAGCCTATATTTACATATACCTTGTCTCATACTAGCAGGCGAATGGCATAATGACGTCATATGGCAGATGTTTCCGTTGTACTCTCTAGCACAGGGACTTCTCCTTCAATAGCTGCAGACGCGGTGTGCACGTTTTCTTCGGAGCTCATTGAGACTGCCACTGGGACTATTTGGGCATCTGGGAGAGTTGAGCGGCCAGTTCTTGTTCTGGTTGCACCACTGTGACCCTGAGCTGCCCCGTTCCTCCTGAAAGACCGACTTATTCCACTAGTGAGACGACTGGAGAATCGCCTCACAACGCCTGCCAACCCTTTCTTCTTCAACAAACCAACGTCATCCTCCAGGTCCTCCGGTGGGACTTCGATGTTTCCCGTATACCAAAACACCCACCATATAAGACTTAGGAAGATAATGATTGCTCCAGCATAAATGAGAAAGTCGTAGAAAAATACATCAAGAAAGACACCAAGCAGAAGAATGAGCAGGCCAAATATGTCAAAGGCAACGGCAAGCCAAAATGCACAGGAACATCGTCCTAACCCATCAAAGCCAGGCTCCATGTCCAAAGAGTTTGGGTTCTGTTTATTCCCACCTCCGGCCATTCTTTTCAGCGCTTTTGTCCGTATCTTAAGTCGCGTACCATTTCAAAAGAAACCCGTTTTACTACAGCTCGTGTAAACTGATCCAGGTGAGGAAACTCACCGCTACACACTTACCTGCGCGAGGGCACGAAGGAGTGGCCGTGGAGGGTGTGGATGCGCTGTCGTAACAACGGTGAACTTCGCCAGCATAGAAAGGCACACGATTTGGTTTACAGTGCTTCCGCACGCCGTTCTATTCAGAATGAAAACTTAAAATGTGGAATTTAAAGCTATACGTCTGTCAcccagagagagaaatgcataTGGCGATTTTTGGGAGATGGTCAGCCCATATGCTGTTCAAATAACCACACATAGCCTAGTGGAACAAACCTGTTTAACATAAAACGGACAAAGTTGTAGTCCTATGTCTTTCTCACTCAGGCTGTCGATTCTCAAATGCAACTTTGACATTCATGACTGAATGTCATGAATGTCAAAGTTTGTCCTTATGTTTTGATAGAAGGACTCAATTAAGTCAGCATTTTTCTGTGTTCTTCCACATGGGACATGACTCTGTTCCTGTGCGATTCTGTCCCCGGACTGAGTATATCTGTATGTGTTCAAAGATAAGGGGATGTTTTTGCTCTTATGGATGCACCCTTGTGGTCATCTGCTCAGAATTGTCAGTGTTAAGCAGCAGGTGAATATGTGaaaccacacactctctctcccttggtgTTGACTATAAATAAAACCTTGTTGATTTTTCAAGCCCATCGTCTGACTTTGTCTCTATTTACTGTATTACATTTACTGCCGACATTAAGGGACTTCCGTAAGTGTGATGACAGCAGacatttttaacttttttttaaaattatttattCGGGATGACATTTCTATAACACAGCAAAGACAACTGATGTTTCATTCTATTCTTCTGGTCCATGACCACTACATATCaatccacaaaaacaattgGGAAAACAAAAAGGCAAATTGTTGCATCTATGCATTTGCACTGCTTCTGCAGTGGTTGTtttgcaacaacaaacaaaaggaACTGCATCAAAATTTGAAAAAAGCTTATGGTTTTTTCCCCTCAGTCAAAGGTCAGCTGTGGAGAACAGCCAAAGCACACCAGACAATTTGGCCCATCCGAGATAAGCCAACGTGTCATTCAGGTAATCCACAGGAATGATCGGAGTAAATGGTAAGCTGGTTTGCTATCTGTGCCATCTAGTGTCCTTACTGTAAGATCATATACAATTTCTGTTTTCTGACCCTCATAATTCTATACAAATCTAATCACACGATAGATATAACACATAATCAAAGGTAAAATGCTAATGATTATTCAAATACTCAGCACCATCTGAAGACCTTAAGTTGACCTTCATTGCCAGCCACACTTGACCGCCATCACAAAAGCTGTGGTCTACACTCTGCATCTTGGTGAAAGAGGTGTAGGAGCATCCAGATTCCGTACTGTATAGCCTAAACAGAGGTCATTCACTTTTAATCCAGAAATACATTCCATTGGAACACTGATAAAATAACTGAGGACTCAGGCCTCTGTGCGTAAAGTAATGAAGTTCTGCTGGTCTGGTTAGTGAGGTAAAAAAGCAGGTGTTGTGGTCACATAAACTGCTGTTTCATTAGATCAACAAATATCACAAAACACCACAAAGTATGTGCTACAATAAAGAGCTGAATAGTATAATGCCCCAACAAAGATAATGATTTTCATAGGGAGAGAAAAATGGTGGATAAAACACTGCAGACTGTTCACAAGCTTCTTTCATGTGGGTAAGGTATTTGGGTCAATGGCAACACATTGCATTTGGGTACAGGTACATTTCAAGTATTTGGAACATGGAAACATTGGAATATTGATAAACTTTACTTCATAAATGCCGTGTAGACAGTTTCAACAGGTACAATGATTAATGACTAATGGCATTCAAAAAATAACAGTGAATACAAAATAATGTTTGACAGGTGAATGATTGGTGACCCTTAGTTAGGGGACAATACTGACAAAAGGTacatcagatcagatcagatcagagtCTTTGAGTGAAGGCACAAGCTGAAGTGTTTCTTGATGTGCCTTGGGGGATAGATCACTCCTCCTCATCTGACTTGCGTGCCTGGGCCCGAAGTCTCTTTTTGGGAGACATGAGAAATGCCAAGGCAACGGTTGCCGTGCCGTCGCCACTCTGTTGTGAGAAGCAGAGGAAGGTGGCCCAGGCAAAAGCAGAACATCCCATGAATGCAGTGCGCAGGTACAGCGGCATCAACACAAAGTTCAGGAACTAAAGCGAGGAGGGAGGAAGTATGTTAGCTGTATTCTTTAACACTTTCACACAAAAAGGCTGCATTCGATTTCCATTGTTTTCTCTCATTTTGCAacaccatggtgtgtgtgtgcgtgtgtgtgggtgcatgtgtaagagagacaaaggagaggtggaaagaaagagataacAATGGAATATAAACAACTGAGAAACATAGACAGATTAGTAACATTGacaaaactaaactaaaaacaTACTGTGTGTACAAAACTCAAACATGGCTGCACAGGCTATCCAGTAACATCCGGTgctatgttttattttttttatgtctcaAATACAGTTATAGAAATCACACTCATTGTGTACAAGTATCCTAAATAACATAACCTACCTGCATGAATGGCCAATACATCAGTCCAGTCtgaggggggaaaaacaaaagtaagaaaaaacatATGAACCACAGAGACCTGAATCAGTTTCAATGAACCAACGCTTCCATATAAGCATTTAGTAAAAACACAAGGTCACACACGTCACTAACCTCCACTAGATGTAGCAATTATCAAGGGCTCAATCATAGCATGGGAAATTATTAATTCGGCCTTAGGGAACACAGCACTGACATCGATAAATGTAtcctagtaggcctactatccAACCTCCCTACTCAGATATTCCCCATGCTTTGCGCTAAAAGGAACAGTTTTCAGCGTACCTTATACGTATTGAAGAATTTCTCCCTCCAGTCCTCGAAAATGTCATCTTTGCCCTCTAAGAAGCTTACCCCTGTGAAGGTTGAGAGCATGATACAGTTGCCGGAAGTTAAGCGTTGCATCTCTGATAGGCCACTCACAATATATACAAGTCATTAACCTATTGGCTGTATTAAAGAGATGCGTTAAGGCTACACCAGGAATGCCagggaacaagttcagtttACAGTGGAATTTGCTGTCCTACGATTGAGAGATGCAAGCTTCATGTATAGCCATTTTATCTTTAGCATGAATTCTCAAGGTTATTGTAAATGTCCCAATAGCCCAACAAATTCCCAGTGAATAGCCTAGGTCTATCTTTGGCTACGCGTAATTACGCTTTGGAGATGCATAACGTTACTTGACACACTGCAAATGTAATACTTCAACATATTAACTTACCAGTGTAGAACACACTCGTTGCAAGTGGTGATGCAAAACTTTGGTCCAGGAGCAGTTTGCGAAGAATCATGCCAGCAGACTTTCCCGGGAATCGATGCTCCAGCGCACGCAACCAGAAGTAATTGAAGTTACCATGGAAACTGAAAGCTACAATTGCGACATTTCTTGTATGTTTCCAGTCTATTTCATCTCTGTGTGCAATACACTGGTGTACGAAATCCCCACCAGCGAATAAACATCCATATAAAGTGACATTCGCAATCCAGGGAAAGCACTTCGCTCGTTTAAAAAAAACCTTCCTCATGGTAGAAACTATTTAAGTCGATTAAGCCGTTATCCACTGTCAAGGTAGGCTGCGCAAGGACAGGCTCATAGGTTAGCCTAGTCCTTGGCCCACTGCACTAGGCTATATTTCTGCCATCAGTCATCCTCTAGCTGGTTATGGgattacacaacacaacaggtaGTTGTTATTAACACAGGTTAAACACTTTTCAGACAAAAAGTTAGTGAAAGCACCACACGTTAAGGACTTTCTTGAAATCTCTGTAAAGTGAGTCCATCATGTAGCATTAGAAGTTGACTTCTAGCACATTCTGCACGAAGGACAGGCATACTAGTTAATTGTACAGGACATATTTAAACATCCTTGTTTAGCATCAAACAAGCTAATTGTATTTAATATAAATATGTTAAGATATTTTCAACTAGTTAATCTGTCAGAATAAAATCAGCAAGAGATGCAAGCATTTACCACCGGCATTTTCCCGAAGCGATAGCAGGTGCGTAACAAATCCTGCGGGTCAACTGCTAATCTGTCCGTATGGTTGCCCGTGACCATCTAAATCCTGCGCATGCGATCGAGCACAGCTCTGTAAATGTTTGAGTGGACTGGTAGAAGGCTGTGGTTATATCCTTGTTACAACGCAATCGACAAAACTGCGTCTATCCGCAACAATTTACGCGCATGAGTATGCAATCTAATGCCATGGCATCCTGTGTCCACGCAACAGCTGAGCATTTTCTAGTGGTGCGTGCCATGTCGTGACAAATTCCAGTGAGATTTAAACCTTGAAAAAAAATCCCACTGTTTCGACAGTTCAGACAGTTTAGTTTATTTTATGAACTACCCTACGGATCAATACATCTTTTGAAACACTGTCAAATAGGCCGCAATAAACCTGAAGATGCATCACCCCATACATTTAAGTGAATTGCTGTTCACACTGATAATGGGTTCAAATCACTGGTTAAAGTGGATATTTGTACATGTATTACATTGGGTCTGAACACGAACTTTTATTTCCAAAACTGTCAAAAACTGTCAAAGCTGTAGCCTAAAACTGCGAGTTTCTACAGTCTCTGACCTTATGATCAGAAATTCCATCAGACAGGTCAAGGCTTTCATGTCATGTGAGGTGTGCCCATCAACTGTCATTTTCTGCCCTGAAATGACACTGCTCAGAAATCAGGTCCCCTCTGTCACCGCATTACCAGTCATTCAAGGCAAAAATGTGACTGCTGATCTGACCCTGTCAGTGTTTATCTCTAGCTGCTGCGCGAGCGAGAGCGTAGACATACGTCAGCGCTGCCAGCGTGGAATACGACGCGGCTCCCATACAGGAAGTAGACTGACTGCTGATCAGCGAAAGGACAGCAAAGTAACTAAGATACGGAAGATAATTGGCAAAGTGGTTAATTCGAAAACGTCCGCTGGTCCTAACTGTAGGCCTTACAGGAGGGATATAGACAGTCACTGCTCGCTGGTTTCGAAAAGCATGGAGCAGCCCCTTCATAAGGTAATCATGCAATTGCGGCTGTTATTTTCTCCAAGGTAACGTTagcggcagcagcagtagcactaTCAGAAGCAGGATACGGGCTGTCAAGGCTAGGTTGTCATTCCATGGAGGAAATGCAGGACGAACAGGAATTCCCTGCCAAACACAGCGTGTTCCTGTGACAGTTAATGTGAATTGGACTAATGTTATTTTGAAACAATTTCCATTGTTATTCAATAGTATCAAGACACGTTAATGCTAAGTGGGAAACCTTGTTCATTTAAGCATGGGATACTGTAGCTAGCAATAGCCATCTAATGACGTATCAGTTTATGCGGTCGATCGCGGATACCCGGCCAGCTCGTGCCAGTGCTGATGTGTGTTTTTACATTAGCTCTTAATGAGCAAGGGCATTTCAATTTAGCTAATAGCTCGGCAGTCTCCCAATTCTGCTGCGTTTCACGTGGACACTGGTCAGATTAAAATATCCTGCATGTTTGAGCATTTTTGCATATTCAAGCCAACTTAATTTAAAGTGTTATATGACACCTGGAGTCAGACTCCAGGTATTTTGTCACAGAATCGCCACACCCAAACTTGTAACTTCGCAAAGGCCATCCTATTATAAGGAGTAGGACATCATCCAGGATACAGGGCAACCAGTCATTCAAGAAGGGGAGTGGTTAGCCTACCTACACTCTGGCAGAAAAcctagctataggctacaatTGTACTGTCAGGATGTAGTCTGAAAATCCAATTAATCtgaataattcatttcaaacCTGTGAAGTGTCTTTTTGAGTTGGGAAATTCTTATGTAGACTCTCTCCCTAGACAATGGTGGACCCCATGCTAGCAGAGATGGGGCGAAATCTAAATGATGCCATGAAGATTCTTGAAAATGGTCAAAAGTAAGTCATGGGCCGATCTTGTGTTTCAGACATGCACCATTGTTTGCGTTAACCATTTTTGTGAAAGCCAGTGCACTGGCTTCTCCAACAGGATAGCTAAATGTACATTAACTTGGGTGCTAGTATCAGTGGTGCTAGGACCCCAACTGGTGAAGATGTCAGAGTGTGTTGATGGCTTTCTGTTGATGTTCCCTCTCAAAGTATCATAATTATCAAACCATGCAATATTCTCATACTTTACTGTATCATAGACAGTTCACATACCGGTACTATGTTTTTCAGCAGCTTTGCCCACATGTATTTAAAGATTGTTGAATATTAGATAAACTGTACTTCTAGGCGGTGTCATTATATCTGTAAGGAACTGAGCATGTTCTGGTATGGTGTTTTAACAGGGAGGCAGACGAAGACTCAGGTCAACGGCGACCCAGCTGGAGAGATATTCCAGGACCACTACAGGGGGAGTAAGTGGTCCCGTCAGACTCATTGACACAAAAAGtatcaaatatattttattgttcAAAGAGTAAAACATGTTGGAAATCACAAAGGACTGAATTATTTGGGTGAAGACCCTGCTTTCGGAACACTCTCTGAGACAGTGTGGGTGGTGCTAGATTTCTAATAGGTTGATCACTATCACATGATTACACATGATTATTAACTGTCATCTTTGTAAAATAAATATTCCTCTCTTGTGTATTTCTTTAACATCCAGTGGTCAGGATGTTGCCAGTATTCTTCAGCTGGTGCAGAATCTAATGCATGACGACGAAGACAAACAGAGTCATCGGTAAGTTTTGTCCTATCAAATGTTTCATCTATTTCATTCAGATAGTGTCACACAGATATGATTCAACACTGCTTCAAATAACTTCCAGTAGATTTGGAATGCTTCAAGGGCTAAGAACGATACAGACAAGAAGGATGTCACTGTCATGTGATCAAAGTGATCATCAGAAGCATGCATCCTCATTTAGTTATTCAGTCTGCCATGGGGAGAACAGATTATCATAACAGTTTGGTCCTGTTGTGGAACAAGATATACTTAAATTATGATAACATTCCTGATGTTTCTGAGTCTTTTGAGGCCTTCTTTGTGGCCTTGCTCACACCTTCGTAAGAGGAACTGCACAGGCTGCAGCATAGGAATTGGGCTCATGTTATTGTCATGCTCACCTGTTTGTGTATGAAACCTTCATCCAAAAAAATGACAATGATGTTTGTTTCTTAACGTCACCATTTTctgttaaag from Alosa sapidissima isolate fAloSap1 chromosome 3, fAloSap1.pri, whole genome shotgun sequence carries:
- the mpv17l gene encoding mpv17-like protein isoform X1, with the translated sequence MRKVFFKRAKCFPWIANVTLYGCLFAGGDFVHQCIAHRDEIDWKHTRNVAIVAFSFHGNFNYFWLRALEHRFPGKSAGMILRKLLLDQSFASPLATSVFYTGVSFLEGKDDIFEDWREKFFNTYKTGLMYWPFMQFLNFVLMPLYLRTAFMGCSAFAWATFLCFSQQSGDGTATVALAFLMSPKKRLRAQARKSDEEE
- the si:dkeyp-72e1.6 gene encoding transmembrane protein 238-like is translated as MAGGGNKQNPNSLDMEPGFDGLGRCSCAFWLAVAFDIFGLLILLLGVFLDVFFYDFLIYAGAIIIFLSLIWWVFWYTGNIEVPPEDLEDDVGLLKKKGLAGVVRRFSSRLTSGISRSFRRNGAAQGHSGATRTRTGRSTLPDAQIVPVAVSMSSEENVHTASAAIEGEVPVLESTTETSAI
- the mpv17l gene encoding mpv17-like protein isoform X2 translates to MILRKLLLDQSFASPLATSVFYTGVSFLEGKDDIFEDWREKFFNTYKTGLMYWPFMQFLNFVLMPLYLRTAFMGCSAFAWATFLCFSQQSGDGTATVALAFLMSPKKRLRAQARKSDEEE